The following nucleotide sequence is from Trifolium pratense cultivar HEN17-A07 linkage group LG2, ARS_RC_1.1, whole genome shotgun sequence.
AAGATCAATTAAAACAggaaaagctataagctaaccaaaaaatcccaattttttttttttaaaaagaaggGATTGCGACGGTTTTAAACCGTCGCAAAACGATGAAATACATTCCTTCTTATTTTCCATTTCCCGACGGTTTACATGATTCCGCGACGGTTTATAACTGACGCTAAACCGATTACGACGGTTTGTGTGGCAGTTCATAAAACCGTCGCTATATTGTGCTGACGACGCTAGGATCCGCGACCTTTGCTCAACTGTCGCTATATGTTGTTGCGACGGTTTAGAACCGCCGCAAAACCCCTGAAAAACCGTCGCTAAAAGCCAAATTTCTGGTAGTGAATTGACTATCTTATATCATAATATCAATCCATCCATTGCCATTCAGATAATTTATATAAATGGTGATGATAAGAGATTAATAAGAGATTAAGAAAAGCATGTACCTGAATGGATTTACCAACAATTAAAGGGGTGGCTTCAGCATGAATAAAATCACCAATAACAGCTGATTTCAAATGATTAATGGTAAGTTGAATTCCAGCAACTCTTTTATATCCACAAGCAATATGTGCTCCAATACTTGCTAATGATTCTGCTATCAATGCTGATACACCTCCATGAAGTACCTTAAATGGCTGCAAcaacattcaaaataaaatcaaaacaaatcacCTAAAGAATAGTAGCTAATTTTTCTTGTTCATGTATATaggataaattaaaataaataaaaaaaaaaaaaaagaatgaaacttTATATAATAGAAAATTCAGAAACCATAGAAAAAATAAAGGGGTTGACCTGGCAACACTTTTGGGTAAGATGAAGATTGCCAGAAACTTTGTTTGCTGAtatatcttcaaattcaaaaccAATTGTATGAAGAGGTACATCCAATTCAGCAGCTTTTGGTTTtgcagatgatgatgatggttgaATCTGATCCATGAATGaatgaaccaaaaaaaaaagagataaaaataaaagggtatTCTATTATGTCACTGATTGATATTTTTTGATATATAGCTATAGTTTAttatgaatgaacaaaaagGGTCAAACAGAAACACCTGTAGAAATTTCTATGCTTTTGGGAGGCTTTGATTAAAAGGGTATTTTAGGAACTACAAAAATGAAAGGTGATAGTTGAGTGGTAGGTAAAGTCTTTGAGGTTGGTGGACTGTTTAAAATGGAACATTGAATTGAAGGGTAAATGGCGTGCGTCATGTTGTACGCAATTCTAGGATTTGGATTGGACCCACAACTGTGTCATCAAGTAGTTATATCTAGCCATCTGATCTAAAATGAACTAGAGATGAGTCAGTGATGTTTTGTGAAAGTATACATAGTTTTTTGACTTATGTAAAAGCAAGAAATGATAAATACTCCTTCCAGAAATATTTTAATGGGCACAAacctaaataaaataagtttaggcacactcacattaaatataaaaattaaagaaaaaagaatgaaaatgatgatatttgatttgactaaattacttttgttttaattttttggatttgtgAGTGTGTGCCCAAATATATTGTATTTGGGTTTGTGCTTATGCAAGACATGCTCTACTCTTTTCgtcattattataagaaaaaatttattctctctgattttatatataaaaaaatttatacattttagattcattgtgaAATGAATATATTTGGACTATCATATAGTCCAGATATagaaattttcttatatataggatcagaGGAagtactttttagattcattaaatgtTTGATTTATCTAGACCATATGATGAACTAGATACATCATACactctatgaatctaaaaagcaaattttttcttataataaaaaccGGGTGGTATATTTTATTTGGGATTGTGCCAGGGACGGATGCATGTAGGGCCACACCAGaattattgtatatatatgtataacaaCTAATACTATCACCATTATGCTTTTGGCTTAGTGGTTATGTATTCCCCCCATTTACTCAAGGTCCTGAGTTCAAGTCCTATATAGGT
It contains:
- the LOC123909400 gene encoding 1,4-dihydroxy-2-naphthoyl-CoA thioesterase 1; protein product: MDQIQPSSSSAKPKAAELDVPLHTIGFEFEDISANKVSGNLHLTQKCCQPFKVLHGGVSALIAESLASIGAHIACGYKRVAGIQLTINHLKSAVIGDFIHAEATPLIVGKSIQVWDVRIWKIDPSNSQNRTLIASSRVTLKSNMPVPDNAKEAGDILKKHAKL